One Scylla paramamosain isolate STU-SP2022 chromosome 7, ASM3559412v1, whole genome shotgun sequence DNA window includes the following coding sequences:
- the LOC135102360 gene encoding uncharacterized protein LOC135102360, which translates to MTAFRKKKIRLLRGSSLTTVILYCMYKRNTIQFLVKKGEREKRIRKIKCEQIRLQKRNHKQDCTREMPLYRLNLPEPATLLSVMSLEKGPKRGSRGSKRMNLKTPSLQEGFSGIFSDISHIRILIRVASAGRQVGWSKPSERLNNIFEAAQEARHESSTQLHMQGRKVSPSRARQSRGTSNVSQHESLDCRNHRLLPGARVRRATIPQRTHKAHGHHNHHHHTHSHQDQRERQGSGRRLRKRHQSRQQQQQQRPSRLQLSQPEYRVTLREDVPIHTSLLTVSVRVLCVCVCVCVCVYSPGRKSSEVPHLLPPCWTSFFSFSRPLIFSEPINCQVL; encoded by the exons ATGACtgcatttagaaaaaaaaagatcagattATTGAGGGGCTCCTCTTTGACAACAGTAATACTGTACTGTATGTACAAAAGAAATACCATACAGTTTTTggtgaaaaagggagaaagggagaaaagaataaggaaaatcaAATGTGAGCAAATCAGACTGCAAAAAAGAAACCATAAACAAGACTGCACAAGGGAAATGCCCTTGTATAGGCTAAACCTTCCAGAACCAGCAACTCTTCTTAGTGTCATGTCCTTAGAAAAAGGTCCAAAGAGAGGCTCTAGAGGAAGCAAGAGGATGAACCTGAAGACCCCAAGCCTGCAGGAGGGATTTTCAGGGATTTTTAGTGATATTTCACACATCAGAATTTTGATAA GAGTGGCGTCAGCTGGGCGTCAGGTTGGGTGGAGCAAACCCAGTGAGAGACTGAACAACATCTTTGAAGCAGCACAGGAAGCAAGGCATGAGTCCAGCACACAGCTGCACatgcagggaaggaaggtgagtcCATCCAGGGCACGGCAGTCACGCGGGACTTCCAACGTAAGTCAACATGAGTCCCTTGACTGCCGAAACCACCGCTTACTCCCAGGGGCCAGGGTGAGGCGCGCCACTATCCCTCAGAGGACACACAAAGCACATGgacaccataaccaccaccaccacacccacagccACCAGGATCAGCGGGAGAGGCAAGGCAGTGGACGCCGCCTGAGGAAGCGTCACCAGAgtcgccagcagcagcagcagcagcgtcctTCTCGCCTGCAGCTCTCCCAACCGGAGTATCGCGTGACGCTGAGGGAGGACGTGCCCATCCACACCTCCCTCCTGACGGTGAGTGTgagggtgctgtgtgtgtgtgtgtgtgtgtgtgtgtgtgtatacagtcCTGGTCGTAAGTCGAGTGAGGTACCACACTTACTGCCACCGTGTTGGACgtcttttttctcgttctcaAGGCCTCTGATCTTTTCTGAACCTATCAATTGTCAGGTTTTATAA